Within the Streptomyces sp. NBC_00554 genome, the region CTTCCAGAACCTGCGCCTGACCGTGCTGGTCACCCACTCCGGCATCGATCACCCCGGCATCGAGCCGGTGGACTCCAGCATCGCGGCCGGAAGCTTGCGCACCCTCTACGAGCACGCCGACCGGTACCGCACGATCCTGTACTGGCGGCCGATCGTGCCCGGCCTGAACGACTCCGACGCTCACGTGGAACAGGCCCGGGAGCTGTCACTCCACGCGCACGCCACCGTGTTCACCGGCCTGTTCTTCCGCGAACAGATCAAGGCCTACTACGAGGCGAACGGCCTGCCGACGCCGTACGACGACACGGCCCGCCGCAAGATCATGCCGGAGCTCGCCGAGCAGCGGATCCTGGACGCCTTCCACGAGGCGCGAGTGGTCGGCCATGCGCCGTGGGGCACCTTGTTCCGCAAGACGAGCTGCGGTGTCGCCTACGCGCACGGGGAGCCCGACTACAACGGCCACTACGGCATCCGCGAACTGTGCGACATCTGCCCGTCCGAACAGCTCGCGCGGTGCCGCAACGCCTGGGTCACACCCGGTCTCGCGCATGTCACCCAAGAGGCGCGAGCCCTCGGCGCGATCGGCGAGGTTGAGGTCAACGACCGTGCCATCGTCGTGGAGGGACTGGACGAACCGCCGCGCTACTACCTCCAGCACGGCTTCGGCTACCAGTGCCACGACCGCGGCAAGCCCCACCAATACCGCCAGCACGGCCGCGCCCCCATCGGCTGGTCGGCGGAGGACGGACCCGAGACCCCATGAACTTTGCCTCCTGGCCCCCCTTGCTCGTCGTCGACGTCGAAGGGAACGGCACCGCGCCGCCCGACCTGGTCGAGGTTGCGGCGCTCCCCGTCCGCGAGGGCCGCCCCGACACGAGCACCGCCGCGGCGTGGCTGACCCGCCCGAACCGTCCCGTCACGGCCTTCGCCACCAAGGTCCACGGCCTGAGCAACACGGATCTCGCGGACAAGCCAGCATGGGTGGAGATCGCCGACCAGGTGCACGGTTTCCTCGCCACGTCGTGGATCTGCGCGCACAACGCGCACACGGACTACCGAGTCCTCAAAGCGCACCTGCCGACGTGGGAGCCGGCCGGAGTCCTCGACACGCTCCGCCTCGCCAAGACCACCGTTCCCAACCTGTCCGGCTACAGCCTGGACGCCCTCATCTGCCACATGAAGCCGGACCTGAGCAAAGCCCCCGCCCAGCGGCACCGGGCCACGTTCGACGCCTATGCCACCGCTCAGCTCCTCATCGCCATGGCCGCCCACTACGACACCTGGGACCAGCTCGTCGCCGCGGCCGTGCCGCCCGGCCTGCCCGGCGCCCCCGAACCAGAAAAGGACCCAACCCTGTGGTGACCCAGACAACCATCCGTATCGGGGTGCTCGGCACCCACTCCACCGGCAAGACGATGCTGCTGAAGCGGATAGAGATGGAACTGCGAGGCCACGGCGTCACCGTGGCCCGCACCGGCCGCCTCGCCAAACGTGCCGCCGCACTCGGGCTCCCGAAGATGCAGCACCACACCGGCCAGTCCACCGAGTGGATCATCGCCCGGGGCATCGCCGACGAGATCGAGGCCGAGCAAGGCGCGGGCGTGGTCCTCGTCGACCGGGCCTCCTTGGATGCCGTCGCATACCTCCGGGCGGCTCTGGAGTACCGCGGTGAAGTCCTCCACCGTGGCGAGCTGGAGCGTCTTCGGTTGCTCGCTGGGACTCAGGCCCCGAAGTACGACCTTCTCCTCGCTACCGTGCTCGACCCGGACGTGCCCGTCGACAAGAGCCACGACTACGACGATCGCTTCCGCCGCCTGGTCGACAAACACGTCCACAGCCTCCTCGCCGAGGACGAGTTCCCGCACCAGCGCGTCACCAGCGATTCCGAAAGTCAGACACGCGCCATCGAGCGGGCACTTCAGCTCTGCCTGCAGGAGGCCGCCGTATGACCGGCACTCCGCCCGCCGGCACGATCACCATCGCCGGGAAGACCGTCTCCCGGCTCGGGTTCGGCACCATGCGCCTGACCGGCCCCGGCACCTGGGGCTATCCCGATGACTGCCACACGGCGGTCAGCGTCCTCCGCCAAGCGGTCCACACGTACGGGATCACGCACATCGACACTGCGGACGCCTACGGACCCCACACCGTCGAGCACTTGGTCCGGGAAGCCCTGCACCCGTATCCGGAGAACGTGCTGATCGCCACGAAGGTCGGCATGCTCCGCCCCGCCCCGGACGTGTGGACCCCGCACGGCTACCCGGCATACCTGCGGGCGTGCGTTGAAGCAAGCCTGCGCCGCCTCGGTGTCGAGCGGCTGGACCTCTGCTACCTCCACCGCATCGACCGGGAGGCTCTGCTTTTCGACCAGTTCGAGGTGATGAAGGCGCTCCAAGACGAGGGCAAGATCGGGCACATCGGCCTGTCGAAGGTCACTCCCGAGGACATCCGCGACGCGGGCAAGGAACTCACTGTCGCAGCCGTGCAGAACGTCCTCAACATGACGGACAGCTTCGACCCCGCGCTCGAACTCTGCCAGGACCTCGGCATCCCGTACGTGGCGTACCGGCCGCTCGACGCCGGCGTCCTCGCGAGCACGCGAGGTGTGGAAGAACCTCTTCAGTGGCTACTTCACCGCGGTGACCACGTCGCGCCGATTCCCAGCACAAGCCAACCGCGGCACCTCGAACAACTCGTGACCGCTGTGGCGGGCGGTGTCTGATGCCGACGGCTGGTGCCCCACCCGTACCCGCCTCTGCGATACGGCAGCGGGCAGCCTACGAGAACTGGCGGCCGCCAGTCGTGGGGGTCGCTTTACTCGTGCCGGTGGGAACGGATCAGTTGCTCGTCATCGAACACGCTGGTCTCCTCCTTCCTGTGGGGGCCGTCCACGACGGACAGATGCCAGAGGAAGCAGCCAAAGCGGTCCTGCGTCTGGAGCCAGACGGCATACATGTCCTGCGCCGGGTTGCGGTTGATCAAAGACAGCCGACGCGCCGGCGGAAGGTCATCACGCACATCGTCGCCACAAAGCCGCTGGCTCCCGACGACATCGTGCGCCTCACGTATCGCGATCCAAGAGCGGCTATCCGCGTGATCCCCCTAGGACAGGTGACCGCGCACCTGCCCCCGTGCGCACATAGGCGAACCCTTGCCGCGCTCAACGCCCTTGAGCAGGACAAGACGGCCTACCTCGACTCGGGAACCATTCGGCGTACCGAGCCCAGTGCCAGCCGTCTTACTGAGCACAGCTGGCAGTAGCCCTCTGCTCTCGGAGGCCCCTCGGGCAACCCTGCAAACCCCATCTGTTACATACGCATCGACCTCGGCGTTTCGGCCATCCCGGGGCTTGGGGTCGATCCGTACGCCCCAAGGGTCGATGCATCATCCATGGCGCGCGCATCGCGCGATTGTGCGGAATCTGCTCCGTCGCAAACACGTGTGCTCGATATCGCGGCGCCTCTCGTGGACTCGTGTGTCGCAAGTTGGTTCACAACTGCCCTGTGACGGCAAAGCTTGAGAGTGTGCCGTCGAAGATTGAGCACCCCTAGGCTCGTGTCCATGTCATGGATCACGCTGGTGTCCACCGCTCTTGGGGCCGTTGTGGGGCTTGGGTCGGTCGGCATTGCTGTCGGAGCGGGTGCGCTTGGGGCGGGAACGCGACGAACGCCAACTCGGCGCGCAGAGAGATATCTACGTCGCCTATCTGACTGCCCTGCACGACGCCAATCAGGCTCTGCGCCTGGTTTCGCTTGGTCATCACCCCGCGGAAGCCTCCCGTGATCTGGCGGAACGAGGCGCCTTCCGCGACGCGGGACTGGTTCAGGCCCGCGAGCGCATAGTGCTCTCAGCGTCAGAGCCGGTCGTCCAGGCCGCTGATGCCGCCTTCATCCGCTCCAAGCCGGATGATCCGGTCCAGAGGAGTCGCCGCCTTCTGCGTGCCTGGGATTCGCCCATGGCAGACAACAAAGAACCCCCAAGGACTGGAACCTGCTCGGTGGGCATGTCAACGTACAACGTCCCGTAAAACACCAGGTCAGCGAAAGGATGCGGGCTTCCGGGCCGCCTGGGGGCCGACCGCCGTAGCAGCATGTGACCCGTCCTGCTCCGTCTTGCCGGGAGGCCCGTCCCAAGGAGGCCCACCTGTCGAATCCCGCCCTCCGATCCGCCCGATTCACTGCCTCCATCCTCTTGACGCTCAGCGCCCCGAACGCGTGGACCGCACAGGAGAGGGAGGACTATGGCGCCCTTCCCCAGCGTCGGGCCTCTGCGTCTGCGCGGCCGGGCTGCTCAGCGAGGCCCTGCTGCACGCGGCTACCGTCGCGATTCAGCGGTCCTCGCGCACGTGGCGGTGCACCCCGGAGCCCAACTCGGCAGGTCGCCCGAGCTGTTGGTGCTTCAGAGCGAGTCGTGGCCCGTAACCTCCGCCAACTCGCTGACGACGGGTTGCTGGTGCTTGTA harbors:
- a CDS encoding radical SAM protein, translated to MTVFAELAAVPRRPLPILTDQQIGGLKPELSEVIEYRKSGLSVNWIVGCPLECSYCVRHLFDNFEMKTPKRLMSDEAAAASLVSHPYFRPHQTPVQLLNRATDPMLPVVKPHLFAVLRLLDEQGLTNHVLIITRWRVSPQDCAVLNSFQNLRLTVLVTHSGIDHPGIEPVDSSIAAGSLRTLYEHADRYRTILYWRPIVPGLNDSDAHVEQARELSLHAHATVFTGLFFREQIKAYYEANGLPTPYDDTARRKIMPELAEQRILDAFHEARVVGHAPWGTLFRKTSCGVAYAHGEPDYNGHYGIRELCDICPSEQLARCRNAWVTPGLAHVTQEARALGAIGEVEVNDRAIVVEGLDEPPRYYLQHGFGYQCHDRGKPHQYRQHGRAPIGWSAEDGPETP
- a CDS encoding exonuclease domain-containing protein, yielding MNFASWPPLLVVDVEGNGTAPPDLVEVAALPVREGRPDTSTAAAWLTRPNRPVTAFATKVHGLSNTDLADKPAWVEIADQVHGFLATSWICAHNAHTDYRVLKAHLPTWEPAGVLDTLRLAKTTVPNLSGYSLDALICHMKPDLSKAPAQRHRATFDAYATAQLLIAMAAHYDTWDQLVAAAVPPGLPGAPEPEKDPTLW
- a CDS encoding AAA family ATPase, whose product is MTQTTIRIGVLGTHSTGKTMLLKRIEMELRGHGVTVARTGRLAKRAAALGLPKMQHHTGQSTEWIIARGIADEIEAEQGAGVVLVDRASLDAVAYLRAALEYRGEVLHRGELERLRLLAGTQAPKYDLLLATVLDPDVPVDKSHDYDDRFRRLVDKHVHSLLAEDEFPHQRVTSDSESQTRAIERALQLCLQEAAV
- a CDS encoding aldo/keto reductase, with amino-acid sequence MTGTPPAGTITIAGKTVSRLGFGTMRLTGPGTWGYPDDCHTAVSVLRQAVHTYGITHIDTADAYGPHTVEHLVREALHPYPENVLIATKVGMLRPAPDVWTPHGYPAYLRACVEASLRRLGVERLDLCYLHRIDREALLFDQFEVMKALQDEGKIGHIGLSKVTPEDIRDAGKELTVAAVQNVLNMTDSFDPALELCQDLGIPYVAYRPLDAGVLASTRGVEEPLQWLLHRGDHVAPIPSTSQPRHLEQLVTAVAGGV